From the Vibrio metoecus genome, one window contains:
- the cysM gene encoding cysteine synthase CysM gives MSDFPTLEDYVGQTPLVRLQRLNAGRSTVLVKLEGNNPAGSVKDRPALNMIVQAEARGSLQPGDTIIEATSGNTGIALAMAAAIKGYKMILIMPDNATQERKDSMRAYGAELILVSKEQGMEGARDLALQMQQEGKGKVLDQFNNLDNPDAHFRSTGPEIWQQSQGKITHFVSSMGTTGTIMGVSRYLKQQNPQIQIIGLQPSEGSAIPGIRRWPQAYLPGIFDAARVDQVLDVTQTDAEQTARALAREEGICAGVSSGGAVFAALQIAQQNPGSVVVAIVCDRGDRYLSSGLFS, from the coding sequence GTGTCTGATTTCCCCACTCTTGAAGATTATGTAGGTCAAACGCCCTTGGTGCGTTTACAGCGCCTCAATGCAGGCCGTTCTACGGTATTGGTGAAACTCGAAGGCAATAATCCAGCGGGTTCCGTGAAAGATAGACCAGCCCTTAATATGATTGTGCAAGCCGAAGCGCGCGGCAGTTTGCAGCCCGGCGATACCATTATTGAAGCCACCAGTGGTAATACTGGCATAGCGCTAGCCATGGCCGCCGCCATCAAAGGCTACAAGATGATTCTGATCATGCCCGATAACGCTACTCAAGAGCGCAAAGATTCAATGCGCGCGTATGGCGCTGAGCTGATTTTGGTTAGCAAAGAACAAGGGATGGAAGGCGCACGCGATTTAGCCTTACAGATGCAGCAAGAAGGTAAAGGTAAGGTATTGGATCAATTCAATAACTTGGATAACCCTGACGCACATTTTCGTTCAACCGGGCCGGAAATCTGGCAGCAAAGCCAAGGCAAAATCACCCATTTTGTTTCGAGCATGGGCACCACAGGCACCATCATGGGCGTCTCTCGCTACCTGAAACAGCAAAATCCGCAGATCCAGATCATCGGCTTACAACCCTCGGAAGGCAGTGCGATTCCCGGTATTCGCCGTTGGCCGCAAGCCTACCTCCCCGGCATTTTTGATGCTGCAAGAGTCGATCAGGTACTGGATGTGACTCAAACTGACGCCGAACAGACCGCTCGCGCCCTTGCTCGTGAAGAAGGAATTTGCGCCGGCGTCAGCTCTGGCGGAGCCGTGTTTGCCGCTTTGCAGATTGCCCAGCAAAATCCGGGATCCGTAGTGGTAGCGATTGTGTGCGATCGTGGCGACCGTTATTTATCCTCAGGATTATTTTCCTAA
- the mutS gene encoding DNA mismatch repair protein MutS: MMKSNASPSESLSHHTPMMQQYLRLKAENPDILLFYRMGDFYELFYDDAKRASELLDISLTKRGASAGEPIPMAGVPFHAVEGYLAKLVQMGESVAICEQIGDPATSKGPVERKVVRIVTPGTVTDEALLSERVDNLIAAIYHHNGRFGYATMDITSGRFQLSEPQTEEEMAAELQRTSPRELLFPEDFSPVHLMASRQGNRRRPIWEFELDTAKQQLNQQFGTRDLVGFGVEQAKLGLCAAGCLIQYVKDTQRTALPHIRSLTWDRQDQSVILDAATRRNLELTYNLAGGTDNTLADVLDHCATPMGSRMLKRWIHQPMRDNATLNQRLDAITELKETALYGELHPVLKQIGDIERILARLALRSARPRDLARLRHAMQQLPELHSVMSELEQSHLTELRTHAEPMDALCDLLERAIKENPPVVIRDGGVIADGYSAELDEWRDLANGATEFLERLEAEERDRHGIDTLKVGYNNVHGFYIQVSRGQSHLVPPHYVRRQTLKNAERYIIEELKQHEDKVLNSKSRALAVEKQLWEELFDLLLPHLEQLQQLAASVAQLDVLQNLAERAENLEYCRPTLVQEAGIHIQGGRHPVVERVMNEPFIANPIEFNPQRRMLIITGPNMGGKSTYMRQTALIALMAHIGSYVPAESASIGPLDRIFTRIGASDDLASGRSTFMVEMTETANILHNATRNSLVLMDEIGRGTSTYDGLSLAWASAEWLAKEIGAMTLFATHYFELTELPNVLPHLANVHLDAVEHGDGIAFMHAVQEGAASKSYGLAVAGLAGVPKPVIKNARAKLQQLELLSSQPAETRKPSRVDIANQLSLIPEPSVVEQALAELDPDELTPRQALDALYRLKKML, from the coding sequence ATGATGAAATCGAACGCCTCACCGAGCGAGTCTCTTTCGCACCACACCCCGATGATGCAGCAATATTTAAGACTCAAGGCGGAAAACCCAGATATTCTGCTGTTTTATCGCATGGGTGATTTTTACGAACTGTTTTATGACGATGCGAAACGCGCCTCTGAACTGCTAGATATTTCCTTAACCAAGCGCGGCGCTTCAGCGGGTGAACCCATCCCGATGGCGGGTGTGCCGTTTCATGCGGTAGAAGGTTACTTAGCAAAATTGGTACAAATGGGCGAATCGGTCGCGATCTGTGAACAGATTGGCGATCCAGCCACCAGCAAAGGCCCCGTTGAGCGCAAAGTAGTGCGGATTGTGACCCCGGGAACCGTGACCGATGAAGCCCTGCTCTCAGAGCGAGTCGATAACCTGATCGCGGCGATTTATCACCATAACGGCCGCTTTGGCTACGCGACCATGGATATCACCTCCGGCCGTTTTCAGCTCAGTGAACCGCAAACCGAAGAAGAGATGGCGGCAGAACTGCAACGCACTTCGCCTCGTGAACTGTTGTTTCCTGAAGATTTTTCGCCAGTGCATCTAATGGCAAGCCGCCAAGGCAACCGCCGTCGCCCGATTTGGGAGTTTGAACTCGATACTGCGAAACAGCAGCTCAACCAGCAATTTGGCACGCGCGATCTGGTTGGCTTTGGGGTTGAGCAAGCAAAACTTGGTTTGTGCGCAGCAGGCTGCTTGATCCAATACGTCAAAGATACTCAGCGTACCGCTTTGCCACACATTCGTTCACTGACTTGGGATCGCCAAGATCAATCGGTGATTTTGGATGCCGCGACGCGGCGCAATCTTGAGCTCACTTATAACTTAGCTGGTGGAACGGACAATACATTGGCCGATGTGCTCGACCATTGTGCTACCCCCATGGGCAGCCGCATGCTCAAACGTTGGATCCACCAACCGATGCGCGATAACGCCACTCTCAATCAGCGTTTAGATGCGATCACTGAGCTCAAAGAAACCGCTTTGTATGGGGAACTGCATCCCGTGCTCAAACAGATTGGCGATATTGAACGGATCCTCGCCCGTCTAGCGCTGCGTTCAGCGCGGCCGCGCGATTTAGCTCGCCTACGCCACGCCATGCAGCAGTTACCAGAATTGCACTCGGTCATGAGCGAGCTTGAGCAGTCTCACCTTACAGAGCTACGCACCCATGCCGAGCCGATGGATGCATTGTGCGATTTACTCGAACGTGCGATCAAAGAAAACCCACCCGTAGTGATCCGCGATGGTGGCGTGATCGCCGATGGTTACAGTGCCGAACTCGATGAATGGCGCGATTTAGCCAATGGCGCAACCGAATTTCTGGAACGCTTGGAAGCCGAAGAACGCGATCGTCACGGCATTGATACCCTGAAAGTGGGTTATAACAATGTGCACGGTTTCTACATTCAGGTTAGCCGTGGTCAAAGCCACCTTGTGCCGCCACATTATGTGCGCCGTCAAACCTTAAAGAATGCCGAGCGTTACATCATCGAAGAACTCAAGCAGCACGAGGATAAGGTACTCAACTCCAAATCTCGTGCTTTAGCGGTCGAGAAACAGTTGTGGGAAGAGTTATTCGATTTGCTGTTGCCTCATCTTGAGCAGCTGCAACAACTGGCGGCTTCCGTTGCTCAATTGGATGTGCTGCAAAACCTCGCAGAGCGCGCAGAAAACTTGGAATATTGTCGCCCAACGCTGGTTCAAGAAGCGGGCATTCACATCCAAGGTGGTCGCCACCCTGTGGTAGAGCGAGTAATGAATGAGCCGTTTATCGCCAACCCGATCGAGTTTAATCCACAGCGACGCATGCTGATCATTACTGGCCCGAATATGGGCGGTAAATCGACTTACATGCGTCAAACCGCCTTGATTGCACTGATGGCGCATATCGGTAGTTATGTGCCGGCTGAAAGTGCGTCAATCGGCCCACTGGATCGTATTTTTACCCGTATCGGTGCTTCGGACGATCTCGCCTCAGGTCGCTCAACCTTTATGGTGGAGATGACGGAGACCGCCAATATTTTGCACAATGCGACTCGTAACAGTTTGGTGTTGATGGATGAGATTGGCCGCGGTACCAGTACTTATGACGGACTCTCGCTCGCTTGGGCGAGTGCCGAGTGGCTTGCCAAAGAGATTGGTGCCATGACGCTGTTTGCCACTCACTATTTTGAGTTAACCGAACTGCCGAATGTGTTACCCCATCTAGCGAATGTTCATTTAGATGCGGTTGAACATGGTGATGGCATCGCCTTTATGCACGCAGTGCAAGAGGGTGCCGCGAGTAAATCGTATGGTTTAGCCGTAGCAGGACTGGCTGGCGTACCCAAGCCCGTGATTAAAAATGCGCGCGCCAAGTTACAACAACTTGAGCTATTAAGCTCACAACCTGCCGAGACTCGTAAACCCAGCCGAGTGGATATCGCCAACCAACTGAGCTTAATTCCGGAGCCAAGTGTTGTTGAACAAGCGTTAGCGGAGCTGGACCCCGATGAACTGACGCCACGTCAGGCACTCGATGCGTTGTATCGCTTGAAAAAAATGCTGTAA
- the rpoS gene encoding RNA polymerase sigma factor RpoS — translation MSVSNTVTKVEEFDFEDEALEVLEADDELSSDEELVAVEGASDDAREEFDASAKSLDATQMYLSEIGFSPLLTAEEEVLYARRALRGDEAARKRMIESNLRLVVKISRRYSNRGLALLDLIEEGNLGLIRAVEKFDPERGFRFSTYATWWIRQTIERALMNQTRTIRLPIHVVKELNIYLRTARELSQRLDHEPTPEEIALELDRPVDDVTKMLRLNERISSVDTPIGGDGDKALLDILPDSNNADPEFSTQDDDIRESLLNWLDELNPKQKEVLARRFGLLGYEPSTLEEVGREINLTRERVRQIQVEGLRRLREILVKQGLNMEALFNVEYDVN, via the coding sequence ATGAGTGTCAGCAATACTGTAACCAAAGTAGAAGAGTTCGATTTTGAAGATGAAGCACTGGAAGTGCTAGAAGCGGATGATGAGCTCTCCAGTGATGAAGAATTAGTTGCTGTTGAAGGGGCAAGTGACGATGCTCGTGAGGAGTTTGATGCTTCTGCGAAAAGTCTTGATGCCACACAAATGTATCTCAGCGAGATTGGTTTTTCACCACTCCTTACCGCCGAAGAAGAAGTGCTCTATGCTCGCCGCGCTCTACGTGGTGACGAAGCAGCGCGCAAACGTATGATTGAAAGTAACTTGCGCTTGGTTGTTAAAATTTCACGTCGCTACAGCAACCGTGGGTTAGCCCTGCTTGATTTGATTGAAGAAGGCAATCTCGGCTTGATTCGTGCGGTTGAAAAATTCGATCCTGAACGTGGTTTTCGCTTTTCAACTTACGCAACATGGTGGATTCGTCAAACCATCGAACGTGCGCTGATGAATCAAACCCGCACCATTCGTCTACCAATCCATGTCGTCAAAGAGCTGAATATTTACCTGCGTACTGCGCGTGAATTGTCACAACGTCTTGACCACGAACCTACGCCAGAAGAAATAGCCCTTGAGCTGGATCGTCCCGTCGATGATGTGACCAAAATGCTGCGACTCAACGAGCGTATCAGCTCTGTAGATACACCAATTGGTGGCGATGGTGATAAAGCTTTGTTGGATATCTTGCCAGATTCCAATAACGCGGATCCTGAGTTTTCTACTCAAGATGATGACATTCGTGAATCGCTGCTCAACTGGTTAGATGAACTCAATCCAAAACAGAAAGAAGTATTGGCTCGTCGTTTTGGTCTGTTGGGTTATGAGCCGTCCACCTTGGAAGAAGTGGGGCGTGAGATCAATCTAACTCGTGAACGTGTGCGTCAAATTCAAGTGGAAGGCTTACGTCGTCTGCGTGAGATTCTGGTGAAACAAGGTTTGAATATGGAAGCTCTATTTAACGTTGAGTACGACGTCAACTAA
- the nlpD gene encoding murein hydrolase activator NlpD: protein MRLYSFRLVVLLLLSGLLIGCTAHTPAPVSGLGKDYNAIERGSYRGSYYEVKKGDTLYFIAYLTDKDVNDLINYNDLSAPYTIHPGQKLKLWLPNYTPPAYGGIGGAANVAAVSSVTVATGKAASATNAAQSVSKSSNAKNTQKGSNNSQNLTKKDPVKAVDQTKTKEYVEPVGKQNVNVNVANAKPSNEKIAKWLWPTKGRVIKNFSAGDQGNKGIDIAGQRGQAVVATADGTVVYSGNALRGYGNLIIIKHNEHYLSAYAHNDQLLAKEGQIVQAGQKIATMGSSGTNSVRLHFEIRYQGKSVNPKRYLP from the coding sequence ATGAGGCTTTACTCTTTCCGTTTGGTTGTCTTGTTGTTGCTAAGCGGTCTTTTGATTGGCTGCACAGCTCATACACCTGCGCCAGTTTCCGGATTGGGTAAAGATTATAATGCGATAGAACGAGGAAGTTATCGCGGAAGTTACTATGAAGTTAAAAAAGGCGACACGCTCTATTTTATCGCTTACCTCACAGATAAAGATGTAAACGATCTGATTAATTACAACGATCTTTCCGCCCCTTACACCATTCATCCTGGACAAAAACTGAAGTTATGGCTCCCCAACTACACTCCTCCTGCTTATGGTGGAATCGGTGGTGCAGCTAATGTGGCTGCCGTTTCAAGCGTTACTGTCGCGACTGGAAAAGCCGCTTCTGCGACCAATGCTGCACAATCAGTGAGTAAAAGCTCTAATGCCAAAAATACACAAAAAGGATCAAACAATAGTCAAAATTTGACTAAAAAAGATCCAGTTAAGGCGGTTGATCAAACAAAAACAAAGGAGTATGTTGAACCTGTCGGTAAACAAAATGTTAATGTTAATGTAGCAAATGCTAAACCTTCGAATGAGAAGATAGCGAAGTGGCTATGGCCGACCAAAGGTAGAGTCATAAAAAACTTTTCTGCGGGTGATCAAGGCAACAAAGGGATAGACATCGCTGGCCAACGCGGTCAGGCTGTCGTTGCCACTGCAGATGGAACGGTAGTGTACTCGGGCAACGCACTACGTGGTTATGGCAACCTAATCATCATAAAACATAATGAGCACTATCTAAGTGCCTATGCCCACAATGATCAGCTGCTAGCAAAGGAAGGACAAATAGTGCAAGCAGGCCAGAAAATCGCCACCATGGGAAGCTCTGGAACCAATAGTGTACGCTTGCATTTTGAGATCCGTTATCAAGGGAAGTCAGTGAATCCTAAACGCTACTTACCTTAA
- a CDS encoding protein-L-isoaspartate(D-aspartate) O-methyltransferase, with protein MANPKADRLIQFLTEQGIASPQVLAAIHALPREFFVAPAMMHQAYDNNALPIGQGQTISQPYIVARMTELLDLTPETKVLEIGTGSGYQTAVLAKLVNHVFTVERIKTLQWDAKRRLKQLDIYNVSSKHGDGWQGWSARAPFDAILVTAAAAQVPQGLLDQLAEGGRMVIPVGEDEQHLYKIVRQGAQFLSERVEAVRFVPLVAGDLA; from the coding sequence ATGGCTAACCCAAAAGCCGACAGACTGATTCAATTTTTAACAGAGCAGGGGATTGCCTCGCCACAAGTGTTGGCGGCGATCCACGCACTGCCACGCGAATTTTTTGTTGCACCAGCGATGATGCATCAAGCCTATGACAACAATGCGTTACCGATTGGCCAAGGGCAAACCATTTCACAGCCTTACATTGTGGCGAGAATGACCGAGTTGCTGGATCTGACGCCAGAAACCAAAGTGCTAGAAATCGGTACGGGTTCTGGCTATCAAACCGCAGTGCTCGCCAAATTAGTCAATCATGTGTTTACCGTTGAACGAATCAAGACCCTACAATGGGATGCGAAACGACGTCTTAAGCAGCTCGATATCTATAATGTATCGTCCAAACATGGCGATGGTTGGCAAGGTTGGTCTGCGCGTGCACCCTTTGATGCTATTTTAGTGACCGCGGCGGCAGCACAAGTGCCACAAGGCTTATTGGATCAGCTCGCAGAAGGTGGCCGAATGGTGATCCCTGTGGGAGAAGATGAACAGCATTTGTATAAAATCGTGCGCCAAGGTGCCCAATTTCTCTCTGAACGAGTGGAAGCGGTTCGCTTTGTTCCTCTTGTGGCGGGAGATTTAGCGTAA
- the surE gene encoding 5'/3'-nucleotidase SurE, whose amino-acid sequence MKILLSNDDGVYAQGIHALADALRDLAEIVIVAPDRNRSGASNSLTLEHPLRVSKIADNTYSVQGTPTDCVHFALNELMKDDLPDLVLSGINHGANLGDDVLYSGTVAAAMEGHFLGVQSIAFSLTGSTHFATAAHFVRQLVEQHLANPIPTNRLLNVNIPDRPLEQIQGIEVTRLGARHHAESMIKQKDPRGHDIYWLGPPGKEQDAGPGTDFHAIERGLVSLTPLQVDLTAHESLRSMDHWLKEKVNG is encoded by the coding sequence ATGAAGATTCTGCTCAGTAACGACGATGGCGTTTACGCACAAGGCATTCATGCTTTGGCGGATGCATTACGTGATTTAGCGGAGATTGTGATTGTCGCGCCGGATCGTAACCGCAGTGGCGCTTCCAATTCACTGACCTTAGAGCATCCATTGCGTGTTTCGAAAATCGCCGACAACACCTATTCCGTACAAGGGACCCCGACCGATTGCGTGCATTTTGCACTCAACGAACTGATGAAAGATGATCTGCCGGATCTGGTTCTGAGCGGAATTAATCATGGTGCCAATTTGGGTGATGATGTGCTTTATTCGGGAACGGTTGCAGCAGCGATGGAAGGGCATTTTCTTGGCGTGCAGTCGATCGCATTCTCCCTTACGGGCTCGACGCATTTTGCTACGGCTGCGCACTTCGTGCGTCAACTGGTCGAGCAACATCTCGCTAACCCAATTCCAACCAATCGCTTGCTTAATGTGAATATTCCGGATCGGCCTTTAGAACAAATTCAAGGTATTGAAGTCACTCGCTTAGGTGCGCGGCATCACGCGGAAAGCATGATAAAGCAGAAAGATCCACGCGGGCATGATATTTATTGGCTAGGCCCTCCAGGCAAAGAGCAAGATGCAGGCCCAGGTACCGATTTTCATGCTATTGAGCGCGGTTTGGTGTCACTAACGCCACTACAGGTTGACCTTACAGCACATGAATCGCTGCGCAGCATGGATCACTGGTTAAAGGAAAAGGTGAATGGCTAA
- the truD gene encoding tRNA pseudouridine(13) synthase TruD, whose translation MTDILSPLAYLCGKPTAKAKLKALPEHFQVNEVLGYSLTGHGEHLMVRIRKTGENTSFVANELAKACGVPSRAVSWAGLKDRHAVTEQWLSVHLPNGETPDFSAFLAQYPSIEILEVTRHDKKLRPGDLQGNEFVVTLSEVSDVAAVLSRLETVAELGVPNYFGSQRFGRHGNNLSEARRWGRDNVRSRNQNQRSLYLSAARSWIFNQIVSKRIEQGCFARFIEGDIALAEQQMFNVDGDLALWDQRLQAGEAAISAALAGDNALPTSGQALQLEQAELDAEPDLMALIRGNRMRHDRRAIALKAQNLSWQVQDDQITLRFALDAGSFATSLVRELIEEIPVVRHYDQSNEQENRDSESED comes from the coding sequence ATGACTGATATTCTCTCTCCTCTGGCTTATTTGTGCGGTAAACCGACTGCGAAGGCCAAACTCAAAGCGCTGCCAGAACACTTCCAAGTCAATGAAGTGTTGGGCTACTCCTTAACGGGACACGGCGAGCACTTGATGGTGCGTATTCGTAAGACAGGGGAGAACACCAGCTTTGTGGCCAATGAATTAGCCAAAGCCTGTGGCGTACCTTCACGCGCGGTGAGCTGGGCGGGTTTAAAAGACAGGCATGCCGTTACCGAGCAGTGGTTGAGTGTGCATCTGCCGAATGGCGAAACGCCGGATTTCTCTGCGTTTCTAGCACAATACCCTAGCATTGAAATTCTTGAGGTGACTCGCCACGACAAAAAGCTTCGTCCGGGTGATTTGCAAGGCAATGAATTTGTCGTCACCTTATCGGAAGTAAGCGATGTTGCAGCGGTATTAAGCCGTTTAGAAACGGTTGCTGAATTGGGCGTTCCCAATTACTTCGGTAGCCAGCGTTTTGGACGTCATGGCAATAACCTCAGTGAGGCTCGCCGTTGGGGGCGTGACAATGTCCGTTCGCGCAATCAGAATCAGCGCAGCTTATATCTGTCTGCGGCTCGTTCGTGGATTTTCAACCAGATTGTCTCAAAGCGAATTGAACAAGGCTGTTTTGCCCGCTTTATCGAAGGTGATATCGCTTTAGCTGAGCAGCAAATGTTTAATGTTGATGGTGATTTAGCCCTTTGGGATCAGCGTTTGCAAGCTGGAGAAGCGGCGATTTCAGCAGCTTTGGCAGGCGATAATGCCTTGCCGACATCCGGCCAAGCCTTGCAACTGGAACAAGCCGAATTGGATGCTGAGCCCGATTTAATGGCGCTGATCCGTGGTAACCGTATGCGCCATGATCGCCGTGCCATTGCTCTCAAGGCACAAAACTTAAGCTGGCAAGTGCAAGACGATCAAATCACCCTGCGTTTTGCATTGGATGCGGGTAGCTTTGCGACGTCACTGGTACGTGAATTGATCGAAGAGATCCCTGTGGTGCGTCATTACGATCAAAGCAATGAGCAAGAAAACCGCGATTCTGAGAGTGAAGATTAA
- the ispF gene encoding 2-C-methyl-D-erythritol 2,4-cyclodiphosphate synthase, whose translation MIRIGHGFDVHRFGGEGPIIIGGVKIPYEQGLIAHSDGDVALHALSDALLGAIAAGDIGRHFPDTDDKWKGADSRELLKDVYRRVKEQGYVLGNADVTIIAQAPKMAPYIQAMCAAIAEDLETDLGNINVKATTTEKLGFTGRKEGIACEAVVLLRKA comes from the coding sequence ATGATCAGAATTGGCCACGGCTTTGATGTACACCGTTTTGGCGGTGAAGGTCCCATCATTATTGGTGGAGTGAAGATCCCTTATGAGCAAGGATTGATTGCCCATTCTGATGGCGATGTGGCACTGCACGCGTTAAGTGATGCCTTGCTCGGCGCGATTGCCGCGGGAGACATTGGCCGCCACTTCCCTGACACCGATGATAAATGGAAAGGGGCAGACAGCCGCGAGCTCCTCAAAGATGTGTATCGTCGAGTGAAAGAGCAAGGCTATGTGCTCGGTAATGCCGATGTCACGATCATTGCCCAAGCGCCGAAAATGGCTCCTTATATTCAGGCGATGTGCGCGGCGATTGCCGAAGATCTGGAAACCGATCTGGGCAACATCAATGTCAAAGCGACCACGACAGAAAAACTGGGTTTTACCGGACGTAAAGAAGGTATTGCCTGTGAAGCGGTTGTACTTTTGCGCAAAGCTTAA
- the ftsB gene encoding cell division protein FtsB, with amino-acid sequence MRVFALTLSLLLVWLLYTLMWGKNGVMDFRAVQSEIEVQQQVNANLHLRNQEMFAEIDDLRQGLDAIEERARNELGMVKDGETFYRIIGEESRQ; translated from the coding sequence ATGCGAGTCTTTGCTTTGACCCTGAGCCTACTACTGGTCTGGCTGCTTTATACCCTGATGTGGGGAAAAAACGGTGTGATGGATTTTCGGGCTGTGCAGTCAGAAATTGAGGTGCAGCAGCAAGTGAATGCCAACTTACATCTGCGCAATCAAGAGATGTTTGCTGAAATTGACGATCTACGCCAAGGGCTAGATGCCATTGAAGAACGCGCCCGTAATGAACTCGGCATGGTCAAAGATGGTGAGACCTTTTACCGCATCATTGGTGAGGAATCACGTCAATGA
- a CDS encoding undecaprenyl-diphosphate phosphatase, translating to MSYFESFILALIQGFTEFLPISSSAHLILPSAILGWADQGLAFDVAVHLGTLAAVVIYFRKEVVSLLSAFFASIFKGDRSKEAKLAWLIILATIPACVFGFLMKDIVEVYLRSAWVIATTTIVFGLLLWYVDKNSALNADEYQADWKKALFIGLAQAVAIIPGTSRSGATITAALYLGFTREAAARFSFLMSIPIIVLAGSYLGLKLVTSGEPIHVGFLLTGIITSFVSAYICIHFFLKLISRMGMTPFVIYRLLLGAGLFAFLLTQ from the coding sequence ATGAGTTATTTCGAGTCATTCATTCTGGCTTTAATTCAAGGTTTTACCGAGTTTTTACCGATTTCGAGTTCTGCACACCTGATTTTGCCTTCGGCGATTTTGGGCTGGGCAGATCAAGGTTTAGCCTTTGATGTCGCGGTACATCTTGGCACGCTAGCGGCGGTTGTTATCTATTTTCGCAAGGAAGTGGTTTCTCTACTGAGTGCTTTTTTCGCCTCAATATTTAAAGGTGATCGCAGTAAAGAAGCCAAATTGGCCTGGTTGATTATCTTAGCGACCATTCCTGCTTGTGTGTTTGGTTTCTTGATGAAAGACATCGTCGAAGTGTATTTGCGTAGTGCTTGGGTGATCGCGACTACCACCATCGTGTTTGGCCTTTTGCTATGGTATGTCGATAAGAACTCGGCACTCAACGCGGATGAGTATCAAGCGGATTGGAAAAAGGCACTGTTTATCGGTCTTGCTCAAGCGGTGGCGATCATTCCTGGTACATCGCGTTCAGGGGCAACCATTACCGCTGCGCTCTATCTTGGCTTTACTCGTGAGGCTGCGGCGCGTTTTTCTTTTTTAATGTCGATCCCAATTATTGTTCTGGCTGGTAGCTATCTTGGCTTGAAACTAGTGACCAGTGGTGAACCTATCCATGTTGGCTTTTTGCTCACCGGCATTATTACTTCATTTGTTAGTGCTTATATCTGTATTCATTTCTTCCTTAAGCTGATTTCTCGCATGGGAATGACCCCATTTGTGATCTACCGTTTATTGCTCGGTGCTGGCTTGTTTGCGTTTTTATTAACTCAATAA
- the folK gene encoding 2-amino-4-hydroxy-6-hydroxymethyldihydropteridine diphosphokinase: MITAYIGVGSNQDRHQSIEAGVRALTQLASTSRISTIYECPSVGFASHPFFNLMVEIETKLSLSELIAHLKAIELQYGRLPNAQKYQDRTLDLDIVLYGDCVSERDPVLPRPDIYRYPFVIQPLYELCPRRVIAGDDRTVEQIWQQAQGLASLTPVPIWFSIEEKKQS, encoded by the coding sequence ATGATCACCGCTTATATTGGTGTGGGATCAAATCAAGATCGCCATCAGTCGATTGAAGCTGGAGTGCGAGCGCTGACTCAGCTCGCGAGCACTTCACGCATCTCAACCATTTATGAGTGCCCGTCAGTAGGTTTTGCTAGTCATCCCTTTTTTAATTTGATGGTAGAGATAGAAACGAAATTATCTCTATCAGAGCTTATTGCACATTTGAAAGCGATAGAGCTGCAGTATGGCCGTTTGCCAAATGCGCAAAAGTATCAAGATCGAACACTGGATCTTGATATTGTGTTGTACGGTGATTGTGTATCGGAGAGGGATCCTGTGTTACCTCGACCCGATATCTATCGTTACCCATTTGTGATCCAACCTTTATATGAGCTTTGCCCGCGACGAGTGATTGCTGGTGATGATCGAACTGTTGAGCAGATTTGGCAGCAAGCGCAGGGTTTAGCATCACTCACCCCTGTACCTATTTGGTTTTCTATTGAAGAGAAGAAACAATCATGA
- the folB gene encoding bifunctional dihydroneopterin aldolase/7,8-dihydroneopterin epimerase, with translation MDKVFIEQLEVITTIGVYDWEQQIKQKLVLDLEMAHDNRPAGKSDDVADALDYAQVSQAVIEHIEQGRFLLVERVAEEVAELIMMRFSVPWIRIRLTKPGAVPQAQGVGVIIERARG, from the coding sequence ATGGATAAAGTCTTTATTGAGCAGTTGGAAGTGATCACCACGATCGGTGTCTACGACTGGGAACAGCAGATCAAGCAGAAATTGGTGCTGGATTTGGAAATGGCGCACGACAACCGTCCTGCGGGTAAAAGTGATGACGTGGCAGATGCTTTGGATTATGCCCAAGTCAGCCAAGCGGTGATTGAGCATATTGAGCAAGGTCGTTTTCTGCTGGTTGAGCGAGTTGCTGAAGAAGTCGCAGAACTGATCATGATGCGTTTCTCTGTGCCTTGGATCCGCATTCGTTTGACCAAGCCGGGTGCAGTGCCGCAAGCCCAAGGGGTGGGTGTGATTATCGAGCGAGCGCGTGGATGA